One stretch of Sulfuricystis multivorans DNA includes these proteins:
- a CDS encoding D-hexose-6-phosphate mutarotase, protein MTRLTELQLRFAAADFLSFREVAPGFIVIDVATPFSKASVALQGAHLMTWQPKGHKPVIWLSKAAKFAPGKSIRGGVPICWPWFGPHATESSYPGHGFARTIPWLLLEAHRLPDRRVRLVFEPQLDETCRSQWPHPSSVRYTITLGQELVASLATTNTGDATFTLGQALHTYFAVGDVRRIEIAGLEGCPYLDKVDGGKRKKQKGRVTIAGELNRIYLDTAGCCGIIDPAWQRTLLITSTGSRSTVVWNPGKENAARMGDFGPKGEDRMVCVETANAADDVITLAPGETHRMTAQYRVIKHGG, encoded by the coding sequence ATGACCAGACTTACCGAACTGCAACTGCGCTTCGCTGCCGCCGATTTCCTGAGCTTCAGAGAAGTCGCGCCGGGTTTCATCGTCATCGACGTCGCCACGCCGTTTTCCAAAGCGAGCGTCGCGCTGCAAGGCGCTCACCTGATGACTTGGCAGCCCAAGGGTCACAAGCCGGTGATCTGGCTCTCCAAGGCAGCGAAATTCGCCCCGGGCAAATCGATCCGCGGCGGCGTGCCGATCTGCTGGCCGTGGTTCGGCCCGCATGCGACGGAAAGCAGCTATCCCGGCCACGGCTTCGCGCGCACGATCCCCTGGCTGTTGCTCGAGGCGCACAGGCTGCCGGATCGCCGCGTGCGGCTGGTCTTCGAGCCACAGCTCGACGAAACCTGCCGCAGCCAGTGGCCGCATCCGTCGTCCGTGCGTTACACGATCACGCTCGGCCAGGAGCTCGTCGCCAGCCTCGCCACGACGAACACCGGCGATGCCACCTTCACCCTCGGCCAGGCACTGCACACCTATTTCGCGGTCGGCGACGTGCGCCGGATCGAGATCGCCGGGCTGGAGGGCTGCCCCTACCTCGACAAGGTCGATGGCGGCAAACGCAAGAAGCAGAAGGGCCGCGTGACCATCGCGGGTGAGCTCAATCGCATCTATCTCGACACGGCCGGCTGCTGCGGCATCATCGACCCGGCCTGGCAGCGCACACTGCTCATCACCAGCACCGGCAGCCGTTCCACGGTGGTCTGGAATCCGGGCAAGGAGAATGCCGCCAGGATGGGCGATTTCGGGCCCAAGGGTGAAGACCGCATGGTCTGCGTCGAAACTGCGAATGCCGCCGACGACGTAATCACGCTGGCTCCCGGTGAAACCCATCGCATGACCGCTCAATACCGCGTGATCAAGCATGGCGGATGA
- the rlmB gene encoding 23S rRNA (guanosine(2251)-2'-O)-methyltransferase RlmB, with protein sequence MADETRLIYGFHAVTAKLRHAPESIRELYLAAGRQDARMRDLVQQAEARGVRIIAVDAARLDALTGHARHQGVVAKIAAQQKYLAVADVLEGLSEPALLLVLDGITDPHNLGACLRVADAAGAHAVIAPKDRACGLNSTAIKVASGAADSVPYIVVTNLARTLRELKERGIWTIGAAGEATKDLYAIDLTGPTAWVLGAEGAGLRRLTRETCDELAKIPMYGAVESLNVSVAAGICLFEARRQRC encoded by the coding sequence ATGGCGGATGAAACGCGCCTGATCTACGGCTTCCACGCCGTCACCGCGAAGCTCAGACACGCGCCGGAGAGCATCCGCGAGCTCTACCTGGCCGCAGGCCGCCAGGATGCGCGCATGCGCGATCTGGTGCAGCAGGCCGAAGCACGCGGCGTGCGCATCATCGCTGTCGATGCCGCCCGTCTCGACGCGCTGACGGGCCACGCCCGTCATCAGGGCGTGGTGGCGAAGATCGCGGCGCAGCAGAAGTACCTGGCGGTCGCTGATGTGCTGGAAGGACTCAGCGAGCCGGCCCTGCTCTTGGTGCTCGACGGCATCACCGATCCGCACAATCTCGGCGCATGTTTGCGCGTCGCCGATGCGGCCGGCGCGCACGCGGTGATCGCGCCGAAGGATCGCGCCTGCGGGCTAAACTCGACGGCGATCAAAGTCGCGTCCGGCGCCGCGGACAGCGTGCCCTACATCGTCGTCACCAATCTCGCGCGCACGCTGCGGGAACTGAAAGAGCGCGGCATCTGGACGATCGGCGCCGCCGGGGAGGCGACAAAAGACCTCTACGCGATCGATCTGACCGGGCCGACCGCCTGGGTGCTGGGCGCGGAAGGCGCGGGCTTGCGGCGCTTGACGCGCGAGACCTGCGACGAGCTGGCGAAGATTCCAATGTATGGCGCGGTGGAAAGCCTCAACGTCTCGGTAGCGGCGGGCATCTGCCTGTTCGAGGCGCGCCGGCAACGGTGCTGA
- a CDS encoding HEAT repeat domain-containing protein: MNFGYPIASDATRALLRASMRDRAEQFAIWLLEGRIKDVFAVVERIPAALADLLPIVADPEANLNVRFGASAVLERYAGKPPLKALIPALGMLTGHGDARVRADACHLLGLTHSPAAIKYLEARRDDPDPDVREIVAESLAELQSKEE, encoded by the coding sequence GTGAATTTCGGTTATCCCATCGCCAGCGACGCGACGCGCGCCCTGTTGCGCGCCTCGATGCGCGATCGCGCCGAGCAGTTTGCGATCTGGCTGCTCGAAGGCCGCATCAAAGACGTCTTTGCCGTCGTCGAGCGCATTCCCGCGGCGCTCGCCGACCTGTTGCCGATCGTCGCCGACCCAGAAGCGAATCTGAATGTGCGCTTCGGCGCCAGCGCAGTGCTCGAACGTTACGCCGGCAAACCGCCTCTCAAAGCCTTGATCCCGGCATTGGGAATGCTGACCGGCCATGGCGATGCACGCGTGCGCGCCGATGCCTGCCACCTGCTTGGCTTGACCCACAGCCCGGCGGCCATCAAATATCTGGAGGCCCGGCGCGACGACCCCGACCCGGACGTGCGCGAGATCGTCGCCGAGAGCCTCGCAGAATTACAAAGCAAGGAGGAATGA